ATGGACGGAGTATTTATTGGACTGATCGTTGCAGTTTTATATGGGGTAGGTACTTTTTTTGCAAAAGTTGTTTCAAATGAGGATCCGTATCTTCAGTGGATCATCGTAAATATCGTTGGAATTTTTTTATGTGTTATCTTATTTGGCGGAAAATGCAGGAATTTACTCGATTATCCAAATAAAATTTTAATTTATGGAGTAATTGCCGCAATTCTTGTGATAATTGGAACACTTGCACTCTATTATGGGTTGAACAAGGGAAAAGCAAGTATTGTAGTGCCTTTATCTTCAATTGGCCCTGCAATAACCACGATTTTGGCAGTAATTTTTTTAAAAGAGCATTTAACCTATCCCCAAATAGCGGGGATCGCAATGATCTTAAGTGGGGTAATTGTACTTTCAATTAACAGTTAAAATAGAATAAAAATAAGTTAAATTAAATTCCGAGGTATTTTTTAGCACCTTGGGAGCCTATCTGTAATTTTATAGCGTTTAATACTTCTTTTACGTCTTCAACATTTTCAGCATCGTTTAAAGCTTTTCTGAATGTTTCTTTTTTGTCTTCTGCAACGAGACCTATTAAATATTCGACAGTTGTTACAAGTTCGATGTACCTAGTGTCTTGGGAGATTTGTGATTCTATTTCCTCAATAGTTTTCATTACATTATCAGATACCAAAATATCACCACGATTCTTACTTTTTACAGATATGTTTATTTTTATATTTAAATTTTAACATTTGATTTTGAATTAACGCGTATTTTTGCAAAAATTGACTTATTATTTGTTTATGGTGAGTATCAATTCACGAATGATTTTTGCCGCTGTAACAGATGTAATCTTGCCGATGTCGTAATGAGGTGAAACTTCAACCACGTCGAAACCAATAATCTTTTCTTTAATTTCTTCCAAAAGGTAAAGTGAATTCATAAGTTCTTTTGGAGTAAACCCGCAAGGCTCAGGGGTTCCAGTTCCTGGTACAAATGCAGGATCGAGTACATCAATGTCAATTGTCAAGTAAACCGGTTTTTCAAGTTCTTTAATCTTTTTGATATCGTCTTTTGTAGGCATTTCCATTGAAATATTGGTGTTCGCCCATCCAAATTCCCATTCGTCTTGGTCGCCACTTCTAATTCCAAATTGGAAGATATCTTTCGTTAAATCGTAACTTCTTCTCATCACACTTGCATGGGATTGTTCGTTTCCCATATATTCTTCTCTTAAATCACAGTGTGCATCAAAATGAATTACTGCAAAGTCATTGTAAACTGATTTTACAGCTTTTACAACAGGGTAAGTTACAGAATGTTCTCCACCAATCATTACAGGAATTTTTTTAGCTTCTAAAATATCTTTTGAAGCATTGTATGCCCGGTTTATGATTTCAGACTGGTATCCTTCCATTAAAAGATTGTACTTGTCGCAAATTTTTACATCGATTAAATCTCTCTTTAAAATCGGGCTAAATGTTTCAAGTCCCCACGAAGCGTTTCTAACTTCATCCGGTCCAAATCGTGCCCCAGGTTTGTATGAGGTTGTAGCATCAAATGGGATTCCAAAAATAACAAAATCAGCATCGTTAAAATTATCATAAGCGGCAATAAACTTGGAGTAATCTTCAAAATACATATGATATCACCAAATAAATAAACAATAAAAAAGTTAGGAATTAATCTTTTAAGTATCTAGGTGTAGCTAAAAATACTCCTTTGTGAACGTCCTGGTCGTAGTATTTTGTAGCCATGTCGTTTAATTTGTTTTCAATTTCTGAAATATCTGAATTTAATGGGTCGTTTTTCTTTGAAGCCAAAGTAAAGCTCCAGAATCCGCTCGGGTATGTTGGAATGCTGCAGACGAGTGGTCTGATCGTTGAAAAGCCAGCATCTTTTAAGTGTCCTTTGATTTTATTTATCAATTTTTCATGTAAAAGCGGGCTTTCAGTCTGCTGTACCATGATTCCGTCTTCATTTAAGCATTTGAAGAGGTTGTTGTAAAACTCTTTTTCAAATAATCCTGCAGCAGGGCCTACTGGGTCAGGGCAGTCTACAAGGATTACATCGTATTTTTCAGTAGTTTCTGCAACGTATTTTATTCCATCCGTGATGATCGTGTTTACTTTTTCGTTGTCTATTTCGCAGCTTAATGTTGGAAGGAATTTTTTAGCAACCTCCACAACCTGTCCATCGAGTTCAACGAAGTCTATTTTTTCAACACTTTTATGTTTCAAAACTTCCCTAACGGTTCCGCCATCTCCACCGCCGATAACAAGAACTCTTTTAGGGTTTCCGTGAGTAAAAAGTGCAGGGTGTGAAATCAATTCGTGGTATATGAATTCATCTCTTTCACTAGTTTGGTACGTGTTTTCTAAGATCAAGACCCTTCCAAATTCGTAAGTGTCAAGAACCTGAATTTCTTGGTATTCGGACTGTCCAACGTAAAGGATATCTTTTAATTTAGTTGAAAGGCTTAAATTTTCAGTTTGTGGTTCTGTATACCATGCATCAAATTTCATTCTTTCACCTCATCAACTTCAATGATTCCTCTTTTTATGTCCATAACGTCTATTTTTTCCGGTTTTAAGAATTTCTGAATTTCTGGAATGGTATCGTGTGGAGTAACGTGTTCTCCGCAGGTAAATACATCCATTGCAGCGTATCTAAGTTCAGGCCATGTGTGAATACTTATATGACTTTCGGATAGTACTGCAACCCCGGTTACCCCCTGGGGTGAGAATTTGTGTGTTTTTACACAGATTAATGTAGCTCCGCATGCTTTTACTGCATCAACAAGCATTTTTTCTATACCTGGCTGGTCATCCAGGGCTTGATTCTCGCATCCCCAAAGTTCGAGGATGATGTGTTTTCCTAACTGTTTCAACGATCTCGCCTCTTTTCACGTTTTTTTTGTAGTTTATGTTTTTTTGGACAGTTTTGTTTAAAATCATGGTTTCAATATCCCACATATGTGAAATTTTAGGATAGTTTCTGTTTACAAGTATATATTATTTTATTTGTACCAGAGGGCCGCAGCTGCAAATGCACATCCGATGTTTTCAACGGTATGTTCTGAAGCGATTGAAATGATTTCGTCGATTTCCCAGCCCCTCATTTCGAAACCTTCTTTAGCCATGTTTCTAACTGTGTCTTCACACTCTTTTTTACCGCCAACGCATTCGTATTCCATGATAAGACCGCATAATTCTTTATCTTTTGGAATCGCAACGCTGATACCTGCTGCAACGGTTTCACCTTTTATTTCGCTTATTTGGTAACCGTATGCTGTAGGAACGAGTGAACCTTGCGGGATTTTTGGGAGTGGAATAATGTCTGCTTTTGGTGGCATGATACTGCTGATCCTGATCAAGTTTAAGTTTCCGATACCTGATTTTAACAGTGACATGTCGAAAGCATTAAGGGGGTTGTTTGAATCTCCAGTTCCTGCAACAAGGGAAATCGTGTTTGGAGCTTCAAATGGAGAATGTATTGCGCTTGTTTTCATCATAAGGATAGACACCTCTCGTATTTTTTAAATTTTTAAATTTTAAATAGCTATACAAAATAGAGAATAATAATTATCAAACTAAATAAAATATAATCATATATAAATCATTCGGTTGCAAAAACAAAAGGAATAAAGCGGCATTATTTAATTATTTCGGGAAATATTCAATCTTTTCTTTTGATTATCGGTTATCATTGAAACAATTTAAAAATTTTGAGTATGCATCGTCCTTTATCAATAAATTTTTGGAACCGACAACTATCAACTTTCTTCTCGCCCTAGTAACTGCGACGTTTAATCTTCTAAGGTCTTTTAAAAATCCCATTTTATCAGTTCGAACGAATGAAATTACTATAACCTCATTTTCTCGGCCCTGAAACCCGTCAACGGATTTAACATCTATTTTATCCGTATTTAGCATTTTGGAGATATATTTTACCTGTGCATCATAAGGGGTTATCACACTTACCGGAATTTCATATTTTTGAAGTTTTGAGACAATTTCTAATACCTTTTCGGCTTCTTCAACGTTGTATGATGATTTAAATGAATCCTGCTTTTCTTCTCCATCAACATTTATAAATTGAAGCGATTTTTCATTTATAATGTATTTATCTTCGTTTGAAATATTTTCTACAATCTCAAGTAAATTGTGCGATTTTACAGATTCGTGAGCAATAAGCTTATTTTCATAAAACATTTCATTTGAAAATGCCATGATTTTTTCATTCATCCTGTACTGTACTTGAAGGATCTTTGAAAAATCTGGATTTTCATTAATCATTCTTTCAAAAAGTGTTTTTTTAAGTTCTAGTTCATCACTGAGTACTGTTGGCGGGAGCTGTTTGTGATCTCCTGCAATAATCAATTTTCTTGATATTACAATTGGGATTAATGAAGAAGGTTCCATCGACTGACTTCCTTCATCAATTGCACAAACATCAAATTTGTAATCTTCTAAAATATCACTTCCAGCCATGGAATTTGTCGCAACAACAACATCGCTAGCTGATACGATATCGTCAATTATCTTTTTTTCAAATTTTTGGATATTTTCTTTTAATTTAGCGATATTTTCACTGCAAATTACCCAGTCAGCCATTTTTTTGATGGTTTCTTTTGGAACGCCCCTTATATCCTTATTCAATTTTGAAAAAATAATGATATCATCGTCAGTCATACCCCGTCTCCATTTTGGGTCAGGTCTTTTGAAACTTTTCCTCAAATCATAATTTTTTTGAAGATCCATTTTCATCTTTTTTAAGGTACTGTAGTTTGGATGTTCTGTAATTTTATTTTGAAGGGAATATTTCATCAATTTTTTAGAAATTCTTGAAGGGTGCCCGATTCTAACGATTTTAAAAGATTCATACTTTGAAATGTTTGATAAAATATTATCAACTGCAATGTTTGAATCAGCAGTTGCAATGACTTTGTTTTTTCTCAAAACTTCCTGTAAAATTACTTCCGAAATGGTTCTCGTTTTTCCAGTTCCCGGAGGCCCGTGTATCAAATATAAATCTCTTGCACCAAGTGCTTCTAAAACAGTTTCTTGTTGGTATTCATTTAAACTGTAATCTAAAAAGCGAATTTCTGTTTTTTTAGATTTTTTTGGCCCATCTAATCCCAAAATAATATCGATAAGCCGATTATCAGTACTGTTAAATTTATCGAGTGCATTTAGCATTCTTTTAAATGTAACGTCATTTACGTAGAGGTCGATTCTTATGTCGTTTAAAGCCCATTTTGGAACGACTTCCATTGAAACGTCCACGTGGTTTGATCCAATTTCAATTACAGTTCCCAATAGATCGCTATGCAGGGGATTTCCTTTACTTATTAAAACGACATCTCCAACAGAAATATCGGTTTTCTTAAATTTTTCACGTCTTCCATATCTTACAACGTATTCTCCAAATAATTCCCGAAGAACTTTTCCGTTTAAGTTTAAAATGGCTCTTCCAACATTTTCACGTTTTATTCCTAATTTTTTAATCTCTTCTTTGTGAAAATTTATTTCGTGGTCGCGCTCTTTTCTAACAAGCCCTTTAAATTTATTGACGTATATCTGCTTCAAAGTCATCGTATCACAAACATTATTAGCTACTAGAAATATATGTAGTAGTAATTTTTAAGATTATTCCTAAAAATCAGAAATTTCTCGGATTTCCATTTAAAAATTCCATATTTTTCGGTGATTTAATGAAAATACTTGTTATAACTGGAAAGCAGGCTATTAATAAAGTTTCATCTGTGGTAACAAATTACGGCTTTATAGATGTTTACGAAGCCAAAATTTCAATTGCTGCTTTTTTAACCCCTAATTTTATAATAAAAGAAATAAAAAAGCTCGAAGATTCTAAAAACAAAAAATTATCCGAAATATATGAATTTGTACTGGTAACTGGACTTATAAGGCACGACTTAGCAAGAATTTATGAAGAAACTGGAATAAAATGTTACAAATCAACAAGG
This Methanococcus maripaludis C5 DNA region includes the following protein-coding sequences:
- the speE gene encoding polyamine aminopropyltransferase, with product MKFDAWYTEPQTENLSLSTKLKDILYVGQSEYQEIQVLDTYEFGRVLILENTYQTSERDEFIYHELISHPALFTHGNPKRVLVIGGGDGGTVREVLKHKSVEKIDFVELDGQVVEVAKKFLPTLSCEIDNEKVNTIITDGIKYVAETTEKYDVILVDCPDPVGPAAGLFEKEFYNNLFKCLNEDGIMVQQTESPLLHEKLINKIKGHLKDAGFSTIRPLVCSIPTYPSGFWSFTLASKKNDPLNSDISEIENKLNDMATKYYDQDVHKGVFLATPRYLKD
- a CDS encoding EamA family transporter; amino-acid sequence: MDGVFIGLIVAVLYGVGTFFAKVVSNEDPYLQWIIVNIVGIFLCVILFGGKCRNLLDYPNKILIYGVIAAILVIIGTLALYYGLNKGKASIVVPLSSIGPAITTILAVIFLKEHLTYPQIAGIAMILSGVIVLSINS
- the speB gene encoding agmatinase translates to MYFEDYSKFIAAYDNFNDADFVIFGIPFDATTSYKPGARFGPDEVRNASWGLETFSPILKRDLIDVKICDKYNLLMEGYQSEIINRAYNASKDILEAKKIPVMIGGEHSVTYPVVKAVKSVYNDFAVIHFDAHCDLREEYMGNEQSHASVMRRSYDLTKDIFQFGIRSGDQDEWEFGWANTNISMEMPTKDDIKKIKELEKPVYLTIDIDVLDPAFVPGTGTPEPCGFTPKELMNSLYLLEEIKEKIIGFDVVEVSPHYDIGKITSVTAAKIIRELILTINK
- a CDS encoding IGHMBP2 family helicase, producing the protein MTLKQIYVNKFKGLVRKERDHEINFHKEEIKKLGIKRENVGRAILNLNGKVLRELFGEYVVRYGRREKFKKTDISVGDVVLISKGNPLHSDLLGTVIEIGSNHVDVSMEVVPKWALNDIRIDLYVNDVTFKRMLNALDKFNSTDNRLIDIILGLDGPKKSKKTEIRFLDYSLNEYQQETVLEALGARDLYLIHGPPGTGKTRTISEVILQEVLRKNKVIATADSNIAVDNILSNISKYESFKIVRIGHPSRISKKLMKYSLQNKITEHPNYSTLKKMKMDLQKNYDLRKSFKRPDPKWRRGMTDDDIIIFSKLNKDIRGVPKETIKKMADWVICSENIAKLKENIQKFEKKIIDDIVSASDVVVATNSMAGSDILEDYKFDVCAIDEGSQSMEPSSLIPIVISRKLIIAGDHKQLPPTVLSDELELKKTLFERMINENPDFSKILQVQYRMNEKIMAFSNEMFYENKLIAHESVKSHNLLEIVENISNEDKYIINEKSLQFINVDGEEKQDSFKSSYNVEEAEKVLEIVSKLQKYEIPVSVITPYDAQVKYISKMLNTDKIDVKSVDGFQGRENEVIVISFVRTDKMGFLKDLRRLNVAVTRARRKLIVVGSKNLLIKDDAYSKFLNCFNDNR
- a CDS encoding pyruvoyl-dependent arginine decarboxylase — protein: MMKTSAIHSPFEAPNTISLVAGTGDSNNPLNAFDMSLLKSGIGNLNLIRISSIMPPKADIIPLPKIPQGSLVPTAYGYQISEIKGETVAAGISVAIPKDKELCGLIMEYECVGGKKECEDTVRNMAKEGFEMRGWEIDEIISIASEHTVENIGCAFAAAALWYK
- the speD gene encoding adenosylmethionine decarboxylase, translated to MKQLGKHIILELWGCENQALDDQPGIEKMLVDAVKACGATLICVKTHKFSPQGVTGVAVLSESHISIHTWPELRYAAMDVFTCGEHVTPHDTIPEIQKFLKPEKIDVMDIKRGIIEVDEVKE